Genomic segment of Gracilinanus agilis isolate LMUSP501 unplaced genomic scaffold, AgileGrace unplaced_scaffold40793, whole genome shotgun sequence:
cccttcccttctcagtcACCCACCTCAGGGCCCGAGGCCGGCGGGAGCCGCATCTCTATGGTCAGCGGGAGGCAGGAGCGGCCCCGTCAGGCTTTCTCTAGGACGCCCGCCTCCTGCCGAGCGGGCTCTAGGGCTCTAGGCGGAAGAAGGCCTCTCTTTCCCGCTCCGCCAAGCCTGGATGGGGTGGGGTGGCTCACTCTATGGTTCCTCCCCACGGTCCCAGCCGGAGAGgcggggagaggaagaaagggaggggaagcaCCATCGAGACTGCAGGCTAGAGCGGCCCGACGTCCGGACCAAGAGCATGATGGGTGCGGCCGAGAGTGGGTGCGTGCAGAGGCGAAGCCTTAGCGCGAGGTGAGGGCAGCCCGGGAGGTGACAGCtggctcctcctcttcctctcctctagtTCGGCcccttccccccatcccccagCGCCTAGATCTCCCCGTGCTTGAcctgtcctcagtttccccagccgCGGGACGAGTCCTCCATGGTCCCTGCGGGAGCCCAGGTAGAAGCCTTGCAGCCCGTAGGCTGGAGAAAGTCCGGCGGCTTCCTCCGGCGTGTCTCAGCTTTGTCCCCTCGCCCCTAGGTTTGGTAATGCAGCAGGTCTGGTGAGGGGAGGCCCCCACAATGGCTCTGACCGACTTCGTGCTGGCACTGAAAGACAACCCGTACTTCGGGGCAGGTTTCGGGTTGGTGGGTGTAGGCACGGCCCTGGCCCTGGCTCGCAAGGGCGCCCAGCTGGGCCTGGTGGCCTTCCGGCGCTACTACATGATCACCCTGGAGGTCCCGGGCCGGGACCGCAGCTATTCGTGGCTGCTGAGCTGGCTGGCCCAGCGCGGCTCCCGCACCCAACACCTGAGCGTCGAGACGTCGTACCTGCAGCACGAGAGCGGCCGTGTCACCACCAAGTTCGACTTCGTGCCCAGCCCGGGAAACCATTTCATTTGGTAAGGGCAGGGGCAGTAGGGTGGATGTGGGACCCAGACACAGACCCTCACTTACCAACACCCTTCTCCCCCTCTCAGGTATCAGGGCAGGTGGATCCGGGTGGAACGAGTCCGGGAGAAACAAATGATCGACTTGCAGACGGGGACCCCTTGGGAGTCGGTCACTTTCACCGCCCTTGGCACGGACCGAAGTATTTTCTCTAGTATCCTGGAGGAAGGTATGGGCAGGGCAGTGCCCTTCTTCCAGATTGTATGTGGGAGTGGGTTTAGCCCTGGAGGAGGCACCAGGAAAGGGATCAGAGCTAGAAGAAGCTGCCCACTTGACTTATAGGAACCAACCATCCCAAGAAAGGACTTTTGCCTCAAGTtgttttttccccccctcttAATGCTTAGCCCGAGAACTGGCCCTAAAGCAACAAGAGGGGAAGACGGTGATGTACACAGCCATGGGCTCAGAGTGGAGGCCATTTGGTCATCCTAGACGGCGAAGGCCCCTAAAATCCGTGGTGCTCGATGAGGGTCTGGCTGAGCGCATCATCCAAGATATTCGGGAATTCATCAATAATCCCAAGTGGTACAGCGACAGAGGTGAAGGGTTAGGGGATTGGCCCAGCATTAGGATAATGGCTTCAGCTATTTTACTGAGATGTTTCCTCATCCCTGGCCAGATTCTGGGAGTCCTGATGATGCTGGCCTTGCTCCAATGCTGAGGGCTGACAGGGttgggacctttttttttttgaggagctATCACATCATTGATCCATCATTCCTGTATCTTGGAAGATATACAACTGGTGTTTTTAGGTCCTGACCCTGCTGCCTTGGGCTGTATTCCCAGGCATTCCTTACCGGCGCGGCTACCTTTTGTACGGCCCCCCTGGCTGTGGAAAGAGCAGTTTTATGTGAGTAGACTGAAGATCTCTATTCCTTCCATTCTTCTAACCTCTGGCTTGGGATGAGTACTATTGGGGTTTGATAaggggaggtagagagagagctGAGAAGAGCCAGGTGGGAATAAGGATTAACAAAGGCAGGACCAATCTCCCTTGAACAGTGAGGGGAAATGGAATAGCATTATCTATGGCCTCATTTCTTCCTATCTCCCATAGCACAGCTCTGGCTGGGGAACTGGAACACAGCATCTGTCTGCTTAGTCTTACTGACTCAAGTCTCTCTGATGACCGGTTGAACCACTTGCTGAGTGTAGCCCCACAGCAGAGCCTGGTGCTACTGGAGGATGTAGATGCAGCCTTCCTCAGCCGGGACTTAGCAACAGAAAGTCAGTGATTGATGTCTTACtccctcatctttttcttttagttatAGTTTACTATGGACTGTGTAACTTTCATTAGGTGTCAGTTTTGTCATCCCAAGGCAAACTAGCTTCTTTGATCCCTTTAGATTTACTTTCAAATGCCATGTTTTCCCAAGTCAAGCTCTTACCTACTTCATTAGTTTGTCAGCACTGTGCACCCCTCCCACTAGCTATGACTACCCTTTAATGACTCCTTCCTTTCTTGCCTTAGACCCAGCAAAGTACCAAGGTCTGGGACGTCTAACTTTCAGTGGGCTGCTTAATGCCTTGGATGGAGTGGCCTCTACTGAGGCACGAATTGTCTTCATGACTACCAATTATGTTGACaggtaagggagggaggggggaatcaTCTTATGGAATAGATGATGGTATGAAACTGAGAATGTAGCAAATAAGAAATGTCACCTTTTCTACCCTTTTCAGATGAGTACATCTAGACACTTGTAGGGTAAGGGGGGGAACAGGAAATCAGCCCCAGCTTAAATCAGTGATGTCTCTGTCCATTTTCTGCTTCCTACCTCTAGGCTGGACCCTGCCCTGATACGTCCAGGTCGTGTGGATCTGAAGGAATACGTTGGCTATTGTTCACAATGGCAGCTATCCCAGATGTTTCAGAGATTCTACCCTGGGGAAATGACATCTGTGGCAGAATCTTTTGCTGAGCGAGCCCTGTCAACCCAGCGCCAGCTCAGTCCTGCTCAGGTCCAAGGCCACTTCATGCTCTTTAAGAATGACCCTGTGGGGGCTGTAAAGCATGCTGAAGCTCTTGGTGTGACCAATCTCCAGATTTTTCAAACCAATAAACGCTATTCACAGTACCAGTGCCTTCCTCCGATTAATTTTCTTAATAGTACTTACgaatggggaaaagggagaggggataGGGTTAAGTAGGGTTGTCTGAATATCGGGACTAACAAGAGGTTCCCACTTACCCTTAGGTTATATATAAATCgccacagttgaggaaacagaacaCATTTAGGAGTATGTTCCTTTTTCTAGCACTGATGTCCCTCACAACTTCCATATACATACAGAAGGATTTATGGAATTAACCTACCAGCTTTGCTTAATATTCCAAGGCATCTTCTTTCTATCACAAAATTGGCAGTAATAAAGCTTCTAAGGACTAGACCCTTTACTTCCAGAGGCACCAGCAAGCAGAGTTGGCTGAGCTGGGCCAATACTCTTTATTGCTTCCCTCCCACCCATTGATTCCCTGTCCCCCCACATTCCTGCTAGGAACCCTCCTCTGGTTCTAGGCCAGAAGGTTCCCTCCGAGCACTGGGCCGGTAAGCTCCCCGGCCACGAGGCAGGCGTGGGTAGGAAGAGCCAGGTGTCCGGCCTTTGGAACGTTCCCAGCGACCACATTCCCAGTTCCTGCGGTTTGGGGGCCCCTGCCAGCTGCCAGCCCCCTTCTCCTTGGTGGGGCCATCAACCCTTTGACTCTGAGGCTGTGGCTTCAGGTCCATAGGCTCCTTGAATGGTCCATCAGAAGGGAGCAGTTCTTGTGTACAACTGGAGCCTTTGGGGGCAGAGTTCCCACTTCCCCGAAGGTCTCTCTGCTCTGCCTGCTGCCCAGGGGTCCGGCATGCCCTGGAGGtgtctc
This window contains:
- the LOC123255192 gene encoding mitochondrial chaperone BCS1 isoform X2; this translates as MALTDFVLALKDNPYFGAGFGLVGVGTALALARKGAQLGLVAFRRYYMITLEVPGRDRSYSWLLSWLAQRGSRTQHLSVETSYLQHESGRVTTKFDFVPSPGNHFIWYQGRWIRVERVREKQMIDLQTGTPWESVTFTALGTDRSIFSSILEEGIPYRRGYLLYGPPGCGKSSFITALAGELEHSICLLSLTDSSLSDDRLNHLLSVAPQQSLVLLEDVDAAFLSRDLATENPAKYQGLGRLTFSGLLNALDGVASTEARIVFMTTNYVDRLDPALIRPGRVDLKEYVGYCSQWQLSQMFQRFYPGEMTSVAESFAERALSTQRQLSPAQVQGHFMLFKNDPVGAVKHAEALGVTNLQIFQTNKRYSQYQCLPPINFLNSTYEWGKGRGDRVK
- the LOC123255192 gene encoding mitochondrial chaperone BCS1 isoform X1, translated to MALTDFVLALKDNPYFGAGFGLVGVGTALALARKGAQLGLVAFRRYYMITLEVPGRDRSYSWLLSWLAQRGSRTQHLSVETSYLQHESGRVTTKFDFVPSPGNHFIWYQGRWIRVERVREKQMIDLQTGTPWESVTFTALGTDRSIFSSILEEARELALKQQEGKTVMYTAMGSEWRPFGHPRRRRPLKSVVLDEGLAERIIQDIREFINNPKWYSDRGIPYRRGYLLYGPPGCGKSSFITALAGELEHSICLLSLTDSSLSDDRLNHLLSVAPQQSLVLLEDVDAAFLSRDLATENPAKYQGLGRLTFSGLLNALDGVASTEARIVFMTTNYVDRLDPALIRPGRVDLKEYVGYCSQWQLSQMFQRFYPGEMTSVAESFAERALSTQRQLSPAQVQGHFMLFKNDPVGAVKHAEALGVTNLQIFQTNKRYSQYQCLPPINFLNSTYEWGKGRGDRVK